A window of the Penaeus vannamei isolate JL-2024 chromosome 19, ASM4276789v1, whole genome shotgun sequence genome harbors these coding sequences:
- the LOC113823195 gene encoding longitudinals lacking protein, isoforms H/M/V, with product MSPYFKSVLQNNPSPHPIIIMPLDMQFEDLKGIIDYIYIGDITVATENLSSLFKAARVLQISGLSATDAIGVRSSDILLSSSNANSTSKDNVNTAVSTGTSQVCLRIRRNVNTNKLQTSGGAKKSTASSPIAMRNLAPAKRLEQRQKGASSFVPALETVDPLDTNNQKRPESGTSSDGQIRYKCSTVADVFMLLPDEETLSAETDGEVTEEYNEEWGDSHLHIHGSEDSFDQSSSISEGREYEALNAVEVKEEPND from the exons ATGAGTCCCTACTTCAAAAGTGTGTTGCAGAACAACCCCAGTCctcaccccatcatcatcatgccGCTCGACATGCAGTTTGAGGATCTCAAGGGAAttatagattatatttatat aGGTGATATAACTGTGGCGACTGAGAATCTGTCCTCACTATTTAAGGCAGCTCGAGTTCTTCAGATTTCTGGCTTATCAGCAACTGATGCTATAGGTGTAAGGTCATCTGATATACTCTTATCATCCAGTAATGCAAACTCAACATCCAAAGATAATGTTAACACTGCTGTATCAACTGGAACTAGTCAAGTTTGTCTCAGGATCAGAAGAAATGTAAATACTAATAAGCTGCAGACATCTGGTGGAGCCAAAAAGAGCACAGCATCATCACCCATTGCCATGCGAAATCTGGCTCCGGCTAAAAGGCTGGAACAAAGACAAAAAGGGGCAAGCAGTTTCGTACCTGCTTTGGAGACTGTTGACCCATTAGATACAAATAACCAAAAGAGACCTGAAAGTGGAACTTCATCTGACGGACAGATAAGATACAAATGCTCAACAGTGGCAGATGTTTTCATGCTTTTACCAGACGAAGAAACACTTTCCGCTGAAACAGATGGTGAAGTTACAGAAGAATATAATGAA GAATGGGGCGATTCCCACCTTCATATACACGGAAGTGAGGACTCTTTTGATCAGTCTTCAAGCATATCTGAAGGAAGGGAATATGAGGCCTTGAATGCTGTGGAAGTTAAAGAAGAACCAAATGATTAG